The following DNA comes from Mya arenaria isolate MELC-2E11 chromosome 11, ASM2691426v1.
AGtatatgaacataaaaaaatgaaattaagaaattaatttgAGTGATACTCATTGTAACTGTTTCTCATATTCTTGTCAAAGGCTGGTCTATAACAATGATAATGGTATTAACTGATGCTTGGCAGTGTTGGTGTTGTTGGCAGCATTGAAATAGAAATGTTAGCTATAACTGAAATGACATTAAGGTTAAATTCGGTTTACACTGTCTCAGTCATTCACAACAGTTAATCATAACAAGTTCACCCCtgtaaaaatactttattttcatatttcagagGTTGATAGACAAAACCAAAGTGACGTGCATCAAGTGGATACCAGGATCCCCGAACCATTTCCTGGTGTCGCACGCTAGCGGACAGATGTATGTGTATAATGAAGAGATGCCTTGTGGACCTACACCACCTCACTATCAGCCCTTCAAACAGGGGGACTGCTTTGCTGTGTACACTTGTAAAACTCGTAGTACACGTAACCCAATGTATCGATGGGTGGTTGGCTCCGGGGCCATTAATGAATTTGCATTTTCACCTTGTGCAAAATATTTGGCAGTTGTGAGCCAAGATGGCTATCTTAGAGTGTTTAGTTATGACCGAATGGAATTAATAAGCTCAATGAAAAGTTACTTTGGTGGTTTATTGTGCGTGTGTTGGTCCCCGGACAGTAAGTTTATTGTAACAGGAGGGGAGGACGATCTGGTGACTGTCTGGTCTTTCCATGAAAAACGGGTTATTTGTAGGGGTCAGGGTCACCAGTCATGGGTTAGTTGTGTAGCCTTTGACCCCTATACTACCACAATAGAAAATGTCTGTGATTCTACTGGCGAAGAGGAGATTACCTCaaaatcagaaaacaaaaaTGGGAGTTCAGTTTACCCAAACGGAATATATCCATTGACAAATGCTACTGAAAATCACACAAAGAAACAGACTCCAGTTAGTAGTGCTAATTCTAGTGTAATAACTTGTTACAGGTTCGGTTCAATAGGGCATGACACACACTTGTGCCTATGGGACCTTACTGATGATATCATAAAATTGCCTTGTGGTCGTGTACGTGGCAGTGTTGTTTCGACATCTGCAGCACCGGCATACAGCAGTAACACAATACCCCGGTGTAGTAGTGCTAATGCAAAGACAAACGCAGTGGCAAACGATGTGTCTGTGATGGATGGCAATGCTTATGCAATGACAAACTCTACAATGAATCCAACTACAAAATTCGCAACATTATCATTGGGTGATCGGAGAGAAAATTCAGAAAAGAAAGAACACAAAAGGAACTTTAGCCTTGCTGGACGAAGCAGTGACAAAAGTCAGACTTTAAAAGCAAATAGTATACGACCTCCCGATAATGCGTTAAAACTGCTTGGGACGCCGGCGTGCCCAAGACTAAATGAGGCCCCACTGTTGGAGCCACTTGTGTGTAAGAAAATCTCAGTGGACAGACTAACATCACTGGTATTCAAGGAAGAATGCCTAGTGACAGCGTGCCAGGAAGGTGTGGTCTACACTTGGGCGAGGCCTGGAGCTGTGGTAAGGAATTACTGTGAAAATATTAATCGTAA
Coding sequences within:
- the LOC128208791 gene encoding WD repeat-containing protein 20-like; translated protein: MAATGEGGGKEEVKTNFVTREGTYRLMPLSEYSKPTRVPYNGQTNTPCKVTFVDLEDGSGNSDRICFNVGRELYFYVYKGVKKAADLTKPIDKRVYKGTFPTCHDCNEMLISPDSVQLLVGFTAGQVQLIDPIKKELSKLFNEERLIDKTKVTCIKWIPGSPNHFLVSHASGQMYVYNEEMPCGPTPPHYQPFKQGDCFAVYTCKTRSTRNPMYRWVVGSGAINEFAFSPCAKYLAVVSQDGYLRVFSYDRMELISSMKSYFGGLLCVCWSPDSKFIVTGGEDDLVTVWSFHEKRVICRGQGHQSWVSCVAFDPYTTTIENVCDSTGEEEITSKSENKNGSSVYPNGIYPLTNATENHTKKQTPVSSANSSVITCYRFGSIGHDTHLCLWDLTDDIIKLPCGRVRGSVVSTSAAPAYSSNTIPRCSSANAKTNAVANDVSVMDGNAYAMTNSTMNPTTKFATLSLGDRRENSEKKEHKRNFSLAGRSSDKSQTLKANSIRPPDNALKLLGTPACPRLNEAPLLEPLVCKKISVDRLTSLVFKEECLVTACQEGVVYTWARPGAVGLTQQHTVVSENL